From the genome of Methanobrevibacter smithii ATCC 35061, one region includes:
- a CDS encoding DUF2120 family protein: MQKFYEVAGEVMGFFDAFKGSRPAINNEKILIVRGRSRKTLDINDFNSKLDEIGSIINGKEIESNSAKIAKLLEIGDKSIQESEGQTGNIDKHGLERMQEELEAIGLVVEYKAFELPCCYAVIAIWQDKHGYPPLYVEVTVSEKEE; encoded by the coding sequence ATGCAAAAGTTTTATGAAGTAGCAGGAGAAGTGATGGGGTTTTTTGATGCATTCAAAGGATCAAGACCTGCAATTAACAATGAAAAAATCTTAATCGTCAGAGGAAGATCAAGAAAAACATTAGATATTAATGACTTTAACTCAAAGCTTGATGAAATTGGAAGCATAATAAACGGTAAAGAAATCGAATCCAATTCTGCAAAAATCGCCAAACTTTTAGAAATTGGTGATAAAAGTATACAGGAAAGCGAAGGCCAAACAGGAAATATAGACAAACATGGCTTAGAAAGAATGCAAGAAGAGCTTGAAGCCATTGGTCTTGTAGTTGAATACAAAGCTTTCGAATTACCTTGCTGTTATGCTGTAATTGCAATATGGCAGGACAAACATGGATATCCTCCATTATATGTTGAAGTAACAGTTTCAGAAAAAGAAGAATAG
- the comC gene encoding L-sulfolactate dehydrogenase, with the protein MKIMKDNEIALVKEILKKLGASEEDSELVAEATIDADLKGFTSHGLGRFPQYLISIESGTINLKDNITIEKETPAIALINGNSGFGQAVAYKAMKLAVKKAKEVGIGCVGVHNSNHFGVTGFYSDIAVKEGVIGTVIANTDPAIAPFGASEALIGTNPIAIGIPSDSYIAVDMATSVTARGKILESKRKGLELPEGWALDKDGNPTTDPEAALEGSILAFGGFKGYALAFMIEILTGPLVNAEYGKGVTGTASPTKNCTKGDLYIAIDPSKFGSLEDFKAKTTDFCNQARAAGENVSIPGDLEVKKIANAEANGMEIDEKLYEQLKEICDDLDIDFDSYLEE; encoded by the coding sequence ATGAAAATAATGAAAGATAATGAAATAGCTCTTGTAAAAGAAATATTAAAAAAATTAGGAGCTAGTGAAGAAGACAGCGAATTGGTAGCAGAAGCTACAATTGATGCAGATTTAAAAGGATTTACTTCACATGGACTTGGTAGATTCCCACAATACTTAATTAGTATTGAATCAGGAACCATAAACTTAAAAGACAACATAACTATTGAAAAAGAAACTCCTGCTATTGCTTTAATAAACGGTAACAGCGGATTCGGACAGGCTGTTGCATACAAAGCTATGAAATTAGCTGTAAAAAAAGCTAAAGAAGTAGGTATCGGATGTGTGGGAGTACACAATTCAAACCACTTTGGAGTAACCGGATTTTACTCAGATATTGCAGTTAAAGAAGGTGTTATCGGAACTGTAATCGCAAATACTGACCCTGCAATTGCTCCATTTGGTGCAAGTGAAGCACTTATTGGAACAAACCCAATTGCTATTGGTATTCCAAGTGATTCCTACATTGCAGTAGATATGGCTACATCAGTTACTGCACGTGGAAAAATATTAGAATCAAAAAGAAAAGGATTGGAATTACCTGAAGGTTGGGCACTTGACAAAGACGGAAACCCAACAACTGATCCTGAAGCTGCTCTTGAAGGTTCAATTTTAGCATTCGGTGGATTTAAAGGATATGCATTAGCATTTATGATTGAAATTTTAACCGGACCTTTAGTAAATGCAGAATACGGAAAAGGAGTAACAGGTACAGCTTCACCAACTAAAAACTGTACAAAAGGAGATTTATACATAGCTATTGATCCAAGCAAATTCGGTTCACTAGAAGATTTCAAAGCAAAAACTACAGATTTCTGTAATCAAGCCAGAGCTGCAGGAGAAAATGTTTCAATTCCAGGAGACTTAGAAGTTAAAAAAATAGCTAATGCTGAAGCTAATGGAATGGAAATAGATGAAAAATTATACGAACAATTGAAAGAAATCTGCGACGATTTAGATATTGACTTTGATTCATATTTAGAAGAATAA
- the psmB gene encoding archaeal proteasome endopeptidase complex subunit beta → MDDKILEGTTTVGITCKDGVVFASERRASMGNLVAHKVAEKIFKINDHIVTTIAGSVGDAQNLMKIIEAEVSLYQMRNNDKISVKAAASVTANILRSGPMYVQTLLGGMDGDKPSLYSLDPAGGMIEDTYISTGSGSIVAYGVLEDRYHEEITTDEGLEIAVRAIKAASERDTFSGNGYLVAKVTKDGFEMLDKEKVNDIVAKI, encoded by the coding sequence ATGGATGATAAAATATTAGAAGGTACAACAACTGTAGGAATAACCTGTAAAGATGGTGTTGTATTTGCTAGCGAAAGAAGAGCTAGTATGGGAAACCTTGTAGCTCATAAAGTCGCAGAAAAAATATTTAAAATAAATGATCATATCGTAACAACCATTGCTGGTAGTGTCGGAGATGCTCAAAATTTAATGAAAATAATTGAAGCAGAAGTTTCTCTTTATCAAATGAGAAACAATGACAAAATAAGTGTAAAAGCTGCCGCATCAGTAACAGCAAACATTTTACGTTCCGGACCAATGTATGTGCAAACATTACTTGGAGGAATGGACGGAGATAAACCTTCACTATACTCCCTTGACCCTGCCGGAGGTATGATTGAAGATACATACATATCCACAGGATCAGGTTCTATTGTAGCATATGGTGTTCTCGAAGACAGATACCATGAAGAAATTACAACTGATGAAGGATTAGAAATAGCTGTAAGAGCTATCAAAGCTGCTAGCGAACGTGACACATTTTCAGGAAATGGATATTTAGTAGCTAAAGTAACTAAAGACGGCTTTGAAATGTTAGATAAGGAAAAGGTTAATGATATTGTAGCGAAAATATAA
- a CDS encoding tRNA (guanine(10)-N(2))-dimethyltransferase, translated as MDEYKIKTVEEGLTKIQFPEFDKISSDAPVFYNPHMELNRDISILALQTFQKQEDRNINICDLFGGSGIRGVRYKNEIDGVGHVFINDISETANEYERHNVELNNLKDIEIFQHDASMFLRMHRGEFDVIDIDPFGTPSPFLDSAGYCSRRNSLLCVTATDTSALCGTYKEPCIRKYNAKPYKSEYCHETGIRILAGFVALTLAKYSKSIEVKLSHSTEHYMRLYIEVKKGSKKSDECLKNIGYLSHCKHCLYREENKGLATSTPDICPECGEKLIQAGPLWLGEIQNEEFISKMIVESENKKLNTKEDVLKLLESCRIEAKSPATFYDVHKICKILKISAPKLDLVFGNLEKEGFEAVKTHFNPLGIKTNAPLKKIKEIIKTLSSSN; from the coding sequence ATGGACGAATATAAAATTAAAACAGTTGAAGAGGGATTAACAAAAATTCAATTTCCTGAATTTGATAAAATTTCATCTGATGCTCCTGTTTTTTACAATCCACATATGGAACTAAATAGAGACATTTCCATTTTAGCTCTTCAAACTTTTCAAAAACAAGAAGACAGAAATATAAACATATGTGATTTGTTCGGAGGCAGTGGAATACGCGGTGTTCGTTATAAAAATGAAATTGATGGAGTGGGACATGTTTTTATAAATGACATTAGTGAAACTGCAAATGAATATGAAAGACACAATGTTGAGTTAAACAATTTGAAAGACATTGAAATATTTCAGCATGATGCAAGTATGTTCTTAAGAATGCACAGAGGAGAATTTGATGTTATAGACATTGATCCCTTTGGAACACCTTCCCCATTTTTAGACTCTGCAGGATACTGTTCCCGCAGAAACTCATTATTATGCGTTACAGCTACTGACACATCTGCACTGTGCGGAACCTACAAAGAACCGTGTATCCGCAAATACAATGCAAAACCTTACAAAAGTGAATACTGTCATGAAACAGGTATTCGTATATTGGCAGGATTTGTAGCTCTTACACTGGCCAAATACAGCAAATCCATAGAAGTTAAATTATCCCACAGTACTGAACATTATATGAGATTATATATAGAAGTCAAAAAAGGTTCCAAAAAAAGTGATGAATGTTTAAAAAATATCGGATACCTCAGTCACTGCAAACATTGTCTGTATAGGGAAGAAAATAAAGGATTAGCTACATCTACACCAGATATTTGTCCAGAATGTGGTGAAAAATTAATTCAGGCAGGGCCATTATGGCTTGGAGAAATTCAAAACGAAGAATTTATCTCAAAGATGATTGTAGAATCTGAAAATAAAAAATTAAATACTAAAGAAGATGTTTTGAAACTATTGGAAAGCTGCCGTATAGAAGCAAAAAGTCCCGCCACATTTTATGATGTGCATAAAATCTGCAAAATCTTAAAAATCAGTGCACCAAAATTAGATTTGGTATTTGGCAACCTTGAAAAAGAAGGATTTGAAGCTGTCAAAACACATTTCAACCCTCTTGGAATAAAAACAAACGCTCCCCTAAAAAAAATTAAGGAAATCATAAAAACTTTGTCATCTTCAAATTAA
- a CDS encoding class I SAM-dependent methyltransferase produces the protein MKWKKIGNILILDNKFIVQSDKQLKELSDKHKVKTVMKVDHIHGTKREPVIKLLYGEDTETINKENGCLFKLDLKKVMWSKGNNNERIRIAKLVEDNETVIDMFAGIGYFSIPIGVHSNAKQVYSIEINPNSFHYLKENIKLNKINNIIPLLGDCMDITPEYSADRIIMGYVKTTHHYLKTAIDSLNKGGVIHYHETVPEKLMDTRPINRIKEVAGDRSVEFLKLNKVKKYSPGVFHVVCDARIN, from the coding sequence ATGAAATGGAAAAAAATAGGCAATATTTTAATATTGGATAATAAATTCATTGTACAATCAGATAAACAGTTAAAAGAACTTTCAGATAAACATAAAGTAAAAACTGTCATGAAAGTTGACCATATTCATGGGACTAAAAGGGAACCTGTTATAAAATTATTGTATGGTGAGGATACTGAAACAATCAATAAGGAAAATGGATGTCTTTTTAAATTGGATTTAAAAAAAGTAATGTGGTCAAAAGGAAATAACAACGAGCGAATAAGAATAGCTAAACTTGTTGAAGATAATGAAACTGTTATTGATATGTTTGCAGGAATAGGTTATTTTTCAATTCCGATAGGAGTTCACAGCAATGCAAAACAAGTTTATTCAATTGAAATTAATCCCAATTCATTTCATTATTTGAAAGAAAATATTAAATTAAATAAAATAAACAATATTATACCTTTACTTGGGGATTGCATGGACATAACTCCAGAGTATAGTGCAGATAGAATTATAATGGGTTATGTAAAAACAACGCATCATTATTTAAAGACAGCTATTGACAGCCTGAACAAAGGTGGAGTTATTCATTATCATGAAACAGTTCCCGAAAAATTAATGGATACCCGTCCGATAAACAGGATTAAAGAAGTGGCTGGAGATAGGTCGGTGGAATTTTTAAAATTAAATAAGGTTAAGAAATACTCTCCGGGAGTATTTCATGTGGTGTGTGATGCTAGGATAAATTAG
- the purM gene encoding phosphoribosylformylglycinamidine cyclo-ligase, giving the protein MVTYSESGVDIDLEAVTVSKLASKLKSTLEYRDIITDSGHYAALVRLGDKAIAMSTDGVGSKILIAEMMNKYDTVGIDCIAMVVNDILCVGAEPIALVDYLAVEQPDPERAEEIAEGLVTGAKESRISIIGGETASLPGIIKDFDLAGTGIGFVDVDKIITGEDIEAGDVLIGIESNGIHSNGYSLARKALFDDAGFSIDDKMPNCDTTIGEELIRPTELYVKPIVALFKEEYDIHGLAHITGGGFTNLRRLKKGVGYDIYDLPEAPEIFKLIYQQNVPLEEMYKVFNMGIGFVVITNENEAEKIMETLKDYCNCQIIGKVTDDEKITVKTFEGSEVTY; this is encoded by the coding sequence ATGGTTACTTATTCAGAATCCGGTGTTGATATTGATCTTGAAGCAGTTACTGTTTCAAAACTTGCATCAAAACTTAAATCAACACTGGAATATAGAGATATAATAACTGATAGCGGACATTATGCTGCTTTAGTTAGATTAGGTGATAAAGCTATTGCAATGAGTACTGATGGAGTAGGTAGTAAAATTTTAATTGCTGAAATGATGAATAAATATGATACTGTTGGTATAGATTGTATAGCTATGGTTGTAAATGATATTCTTTGTGTTGGTGCTGAACCAATAGCTTTAGTAGATTATCTTGCAGTGGAACAGCCTGATCCTGAAAGAGCTGAAGAAATAGCTGAAGGTCTTGTAACAGGAGCAAAAGAATCCAGAATTTCAATAATTGGTGGGGAAACTGCCTCACTTCCAGGAATAATAAAAGACTTTGATTTAGCCGGAACAGGAATAGGTTTTGTAGATGTTGATAAAATTATTACTGGAGAAGATATTGAAGCTGGAGATGTTTTAATAGGTATTGAAAGTAATGGTATTCATTCAAACGGATACAGTTTAGCTAGAAAAGCATTGTTTGATGATGCAGGATTTTCAATTGATGACAAAATGCCTAACTGTGACACTACTATTGGAGAGGAATTAATAAGGCCAACTGAATTATATGTTAAACCAATAGTTGCTTTATTTAAAGAAGAATATGATATTCATGGATTAGCACATATAACTGGTGGAGGATTTACTAACCTTAGACGCTTGAAAAAAGGTGTCGGATATGATATTTATGACCTCCCAGAGGCTCCTGAAATATTCAAACTTATATATCAACAAAATGTTCCTCTTGAAGAAATGTATAAAGTTTTCAATATGGGAATAGGTTTTGTTGTAATTACCAATGAAAATGAAGCTGAAAAAATAATGGAAACTTTGAAAGACTACTGTAATTGCCAAATTATCGGTAAAGTAACTGATGATGAAAAAATTACCGTTAAAACTTTTGAAGGCAGTGAAGTTACATACTGA
- the cofG gene encoding 7,8-didemethyl-8-hydroxy-5-deazariboflavin synthase subunit CofG, translated as MQRKEKILQILESTDNQIIDFMNKASKYRENNLITYSKNIFIPLTEICKNDCGYCNFKKTPDDPSAIILKTKEEVLASLKEAERYGCSEALFTFGEDADEEESVQQKLAEFGYENIVDYVFDICKMTLEETSLLPHTNGGNFSYESLKKLKEVNASMGMMLESTSVRLMNTVAHNKSPGKNPEIRLKTISNAGKLKIPYTTGILIGIGETKEEIADSLLAIRDLYDKYGHIQEVIIQNFTTSPGIEMENWEEPTFLDMVRTVIAGKLLFRDTDVSIQVPPNLNHDTAQIFLLCGADDWGGVSPVSPDYVNPTSPWPTLDELNRLTQDAGFELIERMCVYEKYVNDKWLNETLLEKIANLS; from the coding sequence ATGCAAAGAAAAGAAAAAATTCTCCAGATATTAGAATCAACTGACAACCAAATCATTGATTTCATGAATAAAGCATCAAAATACAGGGAGAATAATCTTATTACATATTCCAAAAATATTTTCATTCCATTAACTGAAATCTGTAAAAACGATTGCGGTTACTGTAATTTTAAAAAAACTCCAGATGATCCAAGTGCAATTATTCTAAAAACAAAAGAAGAAGTATTGGCTAGTTTGAAAGAAGCTGAAAGATATGGGTGCAGTGAAGCTTTATTTACATTTGGAGAAGATGCTGATGAAGAAGAATCAGTACAGCAAAAATTAGCTGAATTCGGATATGAAAATATTGTAGATTATGTTTTTGATATCTGTAAAATGACTTTGGAAGAAACTAGCTTATTGCCTCACACAAATGGAGGTAATTTTAGCTATGAAAGTCTAAAAAAGCTAAAGGAAGTTAACGCTTCTATGGGTATGATGCTTGAAAGCACATCTGTCAGATTAATGAACACAGTAGCACACAATAAAAGCCCAGGTAAAAATCCTGAAATCAGATTAAAAACAATATCAAATGCCGGAAAACTTAAAATACCATATACAACAGGAATTTTAATTGGAATTGGTGAGACCAAAGAAGAAATAGCCGACTCATTATTAGCTATCAGGGATTTATATGATAAATACGGCCATATTCAGGAAGTAATTATTCAAAACTTCACCACCAGCCCCGGAATTGAAATGGAAAACTGGGAAGAACCTACTTTTTTAGATATGGTAAGAACAGTAATAGCAGGGAAGCTGTTATTTAGGGATACTGATGTTAGCATTCAAGTTCCGCCTAATTTAAACCATGACACTGCCCAGATATTTTTACTTTGCGGTGCAGATGATTGGGGAGGAGTTTCTCCAGTAAGTCCTGATTATGTAAATCCAACATCCCCATGGCCAACTCTAGATGAATTAAACAGACTAACACAGGATGCAGGATTTGAATTAATCGAAAGAATGTGTGTTTATGAAAAATATGTTAATGATAAATGGCTAAATGAAACACTGCTTGAAAAAATAGCTAATTTATCCTAG
- a CDS encoding beta-CASP ribonuclease aCPSF1, protein MTSEILEDIKKEIMDKLPKNAQVSKVEFEGPEVVLYTKNPEIITDNGDLIRSLAKELRKRIIIRSDKSALLGPEETIKKVHEIVPEGAEITDIYFDTVTCEVVITAKKPGLVIGKYGVTSRTIVKNTGWAPKILRTPPISSDVIGKIRTTLKNSSKDRKKMLQRLGRQIHQGTKHPNDWARVTSMGGFKEVGRSSMLLQTPNSRVLLDCGVNVAASDNKNAFPYLNVPEFSIEELDAVIISHAHLDHCGFVPYLYHYGYEGPIYCTTPTRDLTTLLQLDHLDIAHREGNPLPFNVKHVQKAIKHTITLDYGEVTDISPDIRLTLHNAGHILGSAISHMHIGDGAHNLVYTGDFKYERSRLLEPATFRFPRAETVIMESTYGGREDIQPSRNSAEKEMMKTIYKTLKRGGKVLVPVFAVGRAQELMVVLEEYMRHGMIDEVPIYIDGMIWEATAIHTARPEYLSKDLRDQIFHMGRNPFISDMFNKVQNLDQRKDIVESNSPAIILSTSGMLTRGNSVEYFKWLCEDDRNTLIFVGYQSEGSLGRRIQKGWKEVPLEEDNKTKVFNVKMEIKTINGFSGHSNRRQLMDYVKRLNPRPDKVITCHGDPYKTTDLASSIHRSYKIETKSPVNLDSVRIH, encoded by the coding sequence ATGACTTCAGAGATTTTAGAAGATATCAAAAAAGAAATAATGGACAAGTTACCAAAAAATGCTCAGGTTTCAAAAGTTGAATTTGAAGGTCCTGAAGTGGTACTTTACACCAAAAACCCAGAAATTATAACTGACAACGGCGATCTTATACGATCATTAGCTAAAGAACTTAGAAAAAGAATCATTATCAGATCTGATAAAAGTGCATTATTAGGTCCTGAAGAAACCATTAAAAAAGTTCATGAAATAGTTCCGGAAGGAGCAGAAATTACAGACATTTACTTTGATACAGTTACCTGCGAAGTAGTTATAACTGCAAAAAAACCAGGGCTTGTTATTGGAAAATATGGTGTGACCTCCAGAACAATCGTTAAAAATACCGGATGGGCACCTAAAATTTTGAGAACACCCCCAATAAGCTCTGATGTTATTGGAAAAATCAGAACTACACTAAAAAACAGCAGCAAAGACAGGAAAAAAATGTTGCAGCGTCTCGGTAGACAGATACATCAGGGCACTAAACATCCTAATGATTGGGCCAGAGTAACCTCAATGGGCGGTTTTAAAGAAGTCGGACGTTCTTCCATGCTTTTACAAACTCCAAACAGTAGAGTATTATTGGATTGTGGTGTTAATGTAGCTGCATCTGACAACAAAAATGCATTTCCATACTTGAATGTTCCTGAATTTTCAATTGAGGAATTGGATGCAGTCATTATTTCACACGCTCACCTGGATCACTGTGGATTTGTGCCATACCTTTATCATTATGGATATGAAGGTCCTATTTACTGTACAACTCCAACAAGAGATTTGACAACACTTTTACAACTTGATCACTTGGATATTGCTCACAGAGAAGGAAATCCTTTACCATTTAATGTAAAACATGTGCAAAAAGCTATTAAACATACAATAACCTTAGATTACGGTGAAGTAACTGATATCTCACCAGATATTAGATTAACACTCCATAATGCAGGCCACATCTTAGGTTCAGCTATTTCACATATGCATATTGGTGACGGAGCTCACAATTTAGTTTATACTGGAGATTTCAAGTATGAAAGAAGCAGATTACTTGAACCTGCAACATTCAGATTCCCACGTGCTGAAACTGTAATTATGGAAAGTACCTATGGTGGCCGTGAAGACATACAGCCTTCAAGAAACTCTGCAGAAAAAGAAATGATGAAAACCATCTATAAAACTTTAAAACGTGGCGGAAAAGTTTTAGTTCCAGTATTTGCTGTAGGAAGGGCGCAGGAACTTATGGTAGTACTTGAGGAATACATGAGACATGGAATGATTGATGAAGTTCCTATTTACATTGACGGTATGATCTGGGAAGCTACAGCTATCCATACTGCAAGACCAGAATATTTAAGTAAAGACTTGAGAGATCAAATATTCCACATGGGCAGAAATCCGTTTATCTCAGATATGTTTAACAAAGTTCAAAATCTTGACCAAAGAAAAGATATTGTTGAAAGCAACAGTCCGGCAATTATTTTATCCACATCAGGTATGTTAACTAGAGGTAATTCTGTTGAATACTTCAAATGGTTATGTGAAGATGACAGAAACACATTAATATTTGTAGGATACCAATCTGAAGGTTCATTAGGTAGAAGAATCCAAAAAGGATGGAAAGAAGTGCCTCTTGAAGAAGACAATAAAACAAAAGTATTCAATGTTAAAATGGAAATTAAAACTATCAACGGATTTAGTGGACACTCCAACAGACGCCAATTAATGGATTATGTAAAAAGACTTAATCCAAGACCGGATAAAGTTATTACTTGTCATGGAGACCCTTATAAAACAACAGACTTAGCTTCATCAATACACAGAAGTTATAAAATTGAAACTAAAAGTCCTGTGAATTTAGATAGTGTAAGAATACACTAA
- the mptA gene encoding GTP cyclohydrolase MptA, which yields MAVCLPDTQDDTPSIPIKLTRVGVTGVKKLLQLERNNKRPIILVPTFDAFVDLPNDQKGVHMSRNPEAISEVLDEVANDSSVEVETLCAKIVSKMMSKHEYAKRVEISMTTDYMFMKESPVTKNKTQEMAKLKAKAVGYREDGEIKIRKSIGAEVIGMTVCPCAQESVKESDKNKLLEFLDEETTQKVLDTVTFASHNQRGVGTLLIEVPEDREVKGEDIIEIIEESMSSPVCELLKRPDENATVLNAHKKPVFVEDCVRNMMEKIAKKYADFPEDTIITSRQENHESIHRHNAFAEKVTTMGELKEELRI from the coding sequence ATGGCAGTTTGTTTACCTGACACCCAAGATGATACTCCCAGCATACCTATCAAATTAACAAGAGTAGGTGTAACCGGAGTTAAAAAATTATTGCAACTCGAAAGAAATAACAAAAGACCTATAATTTTAGTACCTACATTTGATGCATTTGTAGATTTACCAAACGATCAAAAGGGAGTGCATATGTCTAGAAACCCTGAAGCAATCAGTGAAGTATTAGACGAAGTAGCTAATGACAGTTCAGTGGAAGTAGAAACATTATGTGCTAAAATCGTAAGTAAAATGATGTCCAAACACGAATATGCAAAACGTGTTGAAATATCAATGACTACTGATTATATGTTTATGAAAGAATCACCTGTAACCAAAAATAAAACACAGGAAATGGCTAAACTTAAAGCTAAAGCTGTAGGTTACAGAGAAGACGGTGAAATTAAAATTAGAAAAAGTATTGGTGCTGAAGTTATCGGAATGACTGTTTGCCCATGTGCACAGGAATCTGTGAAAGAATCTGACAAAAACAAATTGTTGGAATTTTTAGACGAAGAAACTACACAAAAAGTATTAGATACTGTAACTTTTGCTTCCCATAATCAGAGAGGAGTTGGAACTTTATTAATCGAAGTTCCGGAAGACAGGGAAGTTAAAGGTGAAGACATCATAGAAATAATTGAAGAATCCATGAGCTCTCCTGTATGTGAATTATTAAAAAGACCTGATGAAAATGCTACAGTTTTAAATGCTCATAAAAAACCTGTTTTTGTTGAAGACTGTGTAAGAAACATGATGGAAAAAATAGCTAAAAAATATGCTGATTTTCCTGAAGACACCATAATCACTTCACGTCAAGAGAATCATGAAAGTATCCACAGACACAATGCTTTTGCAGAAAAAGTAACAACAATGGGCGAATTAAAAGAAGAGTTAAGGATATGA
- a CDS encoding Lrp/AsnC family transcriptional regulator yields MANENKDFIKLDDIDVSILKIINEDVRTSYRQISRSLDVSVGTVHNRIDKMVKSGVIKKFSPVIDHEILGYVLTTIIGVRVKGGKLKNWEEKTYSNKNVVGIYDVTGEYDAFLIAKFKDTNELNTFIKDLVKDPNIERTYTQTVLDVIKEDMGSSNIL; encoded by the coding sequence ATGGCTAATGAAAATAAAGACTTTATCAAATTAGATGATATTGATGTTAGCATTTTAAAAATCATTAATGAAGATGTCAGAACATCTTATAGACAAATATCCCGTAGTTTAGATGTATCTGTTGGAACTGTTCACAACCGTATCGACAAAATGGTTAAAAGCGGAGTAATCAAAAAGTTTTCACCAGTAATTGACCATGAAATATTAGGATATGTCCTTACAACTATAATTGGAGTGAGGGTTAAAGGTGGAAAACTCAAAAACTGGGAAGAAAAAACTTACTCTAATAAAAATGTAGTTGGAATATATGATGTAACCGGAGAATATGATGCTTTCTTAATAGCTAAATTCAAAGATACAAATGAATTAAATACATTTATTAAAGATTTAGTTAAAGACCCTAATATAGAAAGAACATATACTCAAACTGTATTGGATGTTATAAAAGAAGATATGGGTTCTTCAAATATATTATAA